The Candidatus Poribacteria bacterium genome includes a window with the following:
- a CDS encoding ABC transporter permease, which translates to MKLRDAITAGVKPLAQNKLRAGLSILGIFIGIAGVLCMIAIGDGAKRIIAQNLEMMGGANQIAFWTRTTIWKGPRRARRTTERYTLEDASAVEAECPDVLYVLPKVEDFNTFVSSRNGNQAKTRLEGITTDYALGMGWDVHAGRFFSDSDIENAKQVCVLGANTASELFGKMSPIGQEVKVRYHWRQSQMGSIQHCGRRSFHLPTHSRPRINIYAVHPATSCKFLTQKAFHFFLHSLHLRVIIYTVA; encoded by the coding sequence ATGAAACTTCGTGATGCTATCACCGCCGGCGTAAAGCCCCTCGCGCAAAATAAACTCCGTGCAGGCTTGTCCATTCTCGGCATCTTCATCGGGATTGCAGGTGTGTTGTGTATGATCGCTATCGGCGATGGTGCGAAACGTATCATCGCTCAAAACCTTGAAATGATGGGGGGTGCCAATCAAATCGCATTCTGGACACGGACGACTATTTGGAAAGGTCCTCGACGTGCCCGACGCACTACGGAGCGATATACCCTTGAGGACGCTTCTGCAGTTGAGGCAGAATGCCCCGATGTGCTGTATGTCTTGCCTAAAGTGGAAGACTTCAATACCTTTGTTAGCAGCCGAAATGGGAATCAAGCGAAAACGCGTTTAGAAGGTATCACAACAGACTATGCCCTCGGCATGGGATGGGATGTTCACGCTGGCAGATTCTTTTCCGACAGTGATATCGAAAATGCGAAGCAGGTCTGCGTCTTGGGTGCTAACACCGCCAGTGAGCTTTTTGGAAAGATGTCCCCCATTGGACAAGAGGTGAAGGTTCGGTATCATTGGCGGCAATCGCAGATGGGGTCTATCCAGCACTGCGGGCGGCGCAGCTTTCACCTACCGACGCACTCCAGACCGAGAATTAACATTTACGCCGTGCATCCAGCCACGTCCTGCAAATTCCTAACGCAGAAAGCATTCCATTTTTTTTTGCATTCCCTACATCTCCGTGTTATAATATATACCGTTGCTTGA
- the atpD gene encoding F0F1 ATP synthase subunit beta, producing MNQGKILEVVGARVDIDFSEGELPDILNAVKVQRYDGSELVLEVQQHLGENRVRAVAMDTTDGLVRGALATDIGGPITVPVGDAVLGRVFDVTGQPIDERGEVGESERYSIHRPPPAQEELSTTTDMLETGIKVIDLIQPVVRGGKVGFLGGAGVGKTVLVAELIYNIATQHGGYSVFCGVGERTREGNQFWLELDEYGVIDKTAMVFGQMNEPPGARLRVGLAGLSMAEYFRDQQGQDVLIFIDNVFRYTLAGGEVSALLGRMPSAVGYQPTLATEMGELQERITSTQHGSITSFQAVYVPADDYTDPAVVSVFAHLDAVTRLERTIVQKGRYPAVDPLTSSSRILSEDIIGEEHYQTAFRVKQVLQEYGDLQDIIAILGVDELSDEQKLVVNRARKIEMFLTQPMFVAERFTGTPGKYVKIEDTVQGCQAILNGDCDELPEQSLRYIGTIDEAFEQAKSADLEAAD from the coding sequence ATGAACCAAGGAAAAATATTAGAAGTTGTCGGTGCGCGAGTTGACATAGATTTTTCGGAAGGCGAATTGCCAGATATCCTAAACGCTGTTAAAGTTCAACGTTATGATGGAAGTGAACTCGTCCTCGAAGTTCAGCAGCATTTAGGCGAAAATCGGGTGCGGGCAGTAGCAATGGATACAACGGACGGCTTAGTCCGCGGTGCCCTCGCAACCGATATTGGCGGGCCGATCACCGTCCCTGTTGGCGATGCTGTGCTCGGTAGAGTTTTCGATGTGACAGGACAACCTATTGATGAAAGAGGTGAGGTCGGTGAATCCGAGCGATACTCCATCCATAGACCACCTCCCGCGCAAGAGGAACTCAGCACAACTACCGACATGTTAGAAACCGGCATCAAAGTCATCGACCTGATTCAACCTGTTGTTCGAGGCGGAAAGGTCGGATTCCTCGGCGGTGCTGGCGTGGGTAAGACGGTGCTGGTTGCCGAACTGATTTACAACATCGCGACACAACACGGGGGTTACTCCGTCTTCTGTGGCGTTGGTGAACGGACACGCGAAGGCAATCAGTTCTGGCTTGAACTTGATGAATACGGTGTGATTGATAAAACGGCGATGGTGTTCGGACAGATGAATGAGCCCCCGGGCGCACGCCTCCGCGTCGGACTTGCCGGACTGTCTATGGCAGAATACTTCCGTGACCAGCAAGGGCAAGACGTTCTCATCTTTATCGACAACGTCTTCCGCTACACACTCGCAGGCGGTGAAGTCTCAGCACTTCTCGGACGGATGCCTTCCGCTGTCGGCTACCAACCGACATTGGCAACCGAGATGGGTGAATTGCAGGAACGGATTACTTCCACACAACACGGGTCTATCACCTCATTCCAAGCCGTTTATGTTCCCGCTGATGACTATACCGATCCGGCTGTCGTTTCTGTTTTCGCACACCTTGACGCTGTGACGAGATTGGAACGGACGATCGTCCAGAAAGGGAGATACCCCGCAGTGGATCCACTGACATCCAGTTCGCGTATCTTATCAGAGGACATTATCGGTGAAGAACATTATCAGACCGCCTTTAGAGTCAAGCAGGTCTTACAGGAATATGGCGATCTGCAAGACATTATCGCTATTCTCGGGGTAGATGAACTCTCAGATGAACAGAAACTGGTCGTCAATAGGGCACGGAAGATCGAGATGTTCCTGACGCAGCCGATGTTTGTTGCAGAACGTTTCACTGGAACCCCAGGTAAATATGTCAAAATTGAGGATACCGTCCAAGGGTGCCAGGCGATTCTGAACGGCGATTGCGACGAACTGCCCGAGCAGTCACTCCGCTATATCGGGACGATTGACGAGGCATTTGAACAGGCGAAAAGCGCAGACTTAGAAGCAGCAGACTAA
- a CDS encoding phytanoyl-CoA dioxygenase family protein, which translates to MTPKQRYLFDVTGYLHLENVITGDALAEAAEAVDRYITTSPDELPPGFEIQGLHQHGFAFDKSLERLTVHKAIWPIIKELTDNQPRFGRGSLKHDRHDMWEAGERAQMNPGGLHCARDDYGWYSTRYAVDNGHIYCDNFVCFPYFTDVYPGDGGLIVIPGSHKSEFKRPEQLLILDEEDGIDPLDDPVFLNITPKAGDIVIISELLTHGVLRWKPKDRDRRFLVLRYFPQYTGRHNLPQPILDRLSPETLELVESAGYGHIKEIVKQDAITLTV; encoded by the coding sequence ATGACACCGAAACAACGCTATCTGTTTGATGTAACCGGATATCTCCATTTGGAAAACGTTATCACCGGCGATGCGTTGGCGGAAGCCGCTGAGGCGGTTGATAGATATATCACAACCTCTCCCGATGAACTGCCTCCGGGCTTTGAGATACAGGGGCTGCATCAGCATGGGTTCGCCTTCGATAAATCGCTTGAACGTTTAACGGTGCATAAAGCGATATGGCCGATTATTAAAGAATTAACAGACAATCAGCCACGATTCGGTAGGGGTTCCTTGAAGCACGATAGGCACGATATGTGGGAAGCCGGAGAGCGGGCGCAAATGAATCCAGGCGGATTGCACTGTGCGCGTGACGATTACGGGTGGTATAGCACGCGTTACGCGGTCGATAACGGACATATCTACTGCGATAACTTTGTCTGTTTTCCCTATTTTACGGATGTCTATCCAGGCGATGGGGGCCTCATCGTGATTCCCGGCTCGCATAAGAGCGAGTTTAAGCGACCGGAGCAGTTACTGATACTCGATGAAGAAGATGGTATTGATCCGCTTGACGATCCCGTATTCCTCAATATCACACCCAAGGCGGGCGATATTGTAATTATTTCGGAATTACTAACGCACGGTGTATTGCGTTGGAAGCCGAAGGATCGAGATCGTCGCTTCCTCGTCCTGCGGTATTTCCCACAATACACGGGTAGACATAACCTTCCACAGCCCATTCTCGATAGATTATCCCCGGAGACATTAGAATTGGTTGAATCTGCGGGATATGGACACATCAAGGAGATCGTGAAACAGGATGCGATTACGCTGACGGTTTAG
- a CDS encoding F0F1 ATP synthase subunit alpha, whose product MAREVRPDEISNILKQQLQQFEQDVDVYDSGTVLEVGDGIARVHGLANAMASEMIEFPNNIYGIAFNLEEDNVGCVLFGEDQLIHEGDTAKRTGRLPEVPVGEALLGRVVDALGQPIDGLGDIETEHRLPVEQKGLGIVQRQPVSEPLYTGLKAIDSLTPIGRGQRELIIGDRRTGKTAIALDTILSQKDTDVYCIYVAIGQKGSTLAQVAATLREHNAMEYTTIVSAPASAPSPLQYLAPYSGTAMGEYFRDNGKHALIIYDDLTKHAWAYRQMSLLSRRPPGREAYPGDVFYLHSRLLERAAKLSDELGGGSLTALPIIEIFEGDLTTYIPTNVISITDGQIYLTTDLFNQGVRPAIDVGLSVSRVGGDAQVKAMKADEVAGTLKLDLASFREVAAFAQFGSDLDASTQSLLLRGTRLVELLKQPQYEPMPVAREVASIFCGTNGYLDDVEETEVARFESEFLQYLDRNHAELLAEVAETGVLGDELLETLHTAVKTFKENF is encoded by the coding sequence ATGGCAAGAGAAGTCCGACCGGACGAAATATCAAATATCCTTAAACAGCAACTGCAACAGTTTGAACAGGACGTGGATGTCTATGACTCCGGCACTGTGTTGGAGGTAGGCGACGGCATTGCACGGGTGCATGGACTTGCCAACGCTATGGCAAGTGAAATGATCGAATTTCCGAATAACATCTACGGGATCGCTTTCAACCTTGAAGAAGACAACGTGGGATGCGTTCTGTTCGGAGAAGACCAACTCATACACGAAGGGGATACCGCCAAACGCACAGGACGACTTCCCGAAGTCCCCGTAGGCGAAGCACTCCTCGGACGGGTCGTCGACGCACTCGGTCAACCGATTGATGGTTTGGGTGACATCGAAACGGAACATCGACTTCCTGTCGAACAGAAGGGGCTGGGCATTGTTCAACGGCAACCCGTGAGCGAACCGCTTTACACAGGCTTAAAAGCGATTGACAGCTTGACACCCATTGGGAGAGGGCAACGTGAACTGATTATTGGTGACCGTCGAACCGGCAAGACCGCTATCGCTTTGGATACTATTTTGAGCCAGAAGGATACGGATGTCTACTGTATCTATGTTGCTATCGGTCAAAAAGGTTCCACTTTGGCACAAGTTGCAGCGACGCTTCGTGAACATAACGCCATGGAGTATACGACGATCGTCTCCGCCCCCGCAAGTGCACCGTCCCCGCTTCAGTATCTCGCACCCTATTCCGGGACCGCAATGGGTGAATACTTCAGGGACAACGGCAAACACGCCCTTATTATTTACGACGACCTAACAAAGCACGCCTGGGCATACCGACAAATGTCATTGCTCTCACGACGACCGCCCGGTCGAGAAGCCTATCCGGGGGATGTCTTCTACTTACACTCACGCCTCTTAGAACGCGCCGCAAAATTGAGCGATGAATTGGGCGGAGGTTCTCTCACTGCCCTACCGATTATTGAGATCTTTGAAGGCGATTTGACGACCTATATCCCTACAAACGTTATTTCCATCACCGATGGACAAATATATCTCACAACGGATCTGTTTAACCAAGGCGTGAGACCCGCGATTGATGTCGGGCTATCCGTTTCGCGAGTCGGTGGAGATGCACAAGTGAAAGCCATGAAAGCAGACGAGGTTGCAGGGACCCTTAAATTGGATCTCGCCAGTTTCCGGGAAGTTGCCGCCTTTGCGCAATTTGGATCGGATTTGGACGCATCAACGCAATCCTTGCTTTTACGTGGCACACGGCTCGTTGAATTGCTGAAACAACCGCAATATGAACCGATGCCTGTAGCGCGCGAAGTCGCCTCTATCTTCTGTGGCACTAACGGCTATCTCGACGATGTTGAGGAGACAGAAGTCGCAAGGTTTGAATCCGAATTTTTGCAATACCTTGACCGCAATCACGCCGAACTTCTCGCGGAAGTGGCAGAAACAGGGGTGTTGGGTGATGAACTCCTTGAGACCTTACACACTGCTGTGAAAACATTCAAGGAAAACTTTTAA
- the atpH gene encoding ATP synthase F1 subunit delta yields MRDIRVAKPYARALYDAAVEQNALAPIIADVDKLRELIEQSEEFTQLIHSPILSPQFKSETFQQLFTDTMQPLTVNFFKLLALKQRERYLVAIMDVFSAIVDEAAGRLVAKVTTAVPITTEQGERLAQQLSTYSGKQVRLETVTDPQILGGFIVQLDDTVFDASVTTQLQRLKQQLARGS; encoded by the coding sequence ATGAGAGATATTCGGGTCGCAAAACCTTATGCACGTGCCTTATACGATGCAGCCGTGGAACAAAACGCCTTGGCACCTATTATTGCAGATGTAGACAAGTTGCGGGAGTTGATTGAGCAGTCTGAGGAATTCACGCAATTAATCCACAGTCCTATTCTGTCCCCGCAATTTAAAAGCGAGACGTTTCAGCAGCTTTTCACCGATACGATGCAGCCGCTAACTGTTAATTTTTTCAAACTGCTCGCCTTGAAGCAGCGTGAACGCTATCTCGTCGCGATAATGGATGTCTTTTCAGCAATCGTTGACGAGGCTGCGGGTAGGCTCGTCGCAAAAGTGACAACGGCTGTCCCTATAACAACAGAACAGGGAGAACGGCTCGCGCAGCAGTTAAGCACGTATTCTGGAAAACAGGTGCGATTGGAAACCGTAACGGACCCACAAATTCTGGGTGGATTCATCGTGCAGTTAGACGACACCGTTTTTGATGCAAGCGTTACAACACAACTCCAACGCCTGAAGCAGCAACTTGCAAGAGGATCTTGA
- the atpB gene encoding F0F1 ATP synthase subunit A has product MKKIPFICWVVGLSLASVAGSFAAENGHRSLLYPISKILPDEIIPEPTRWGQPDLIPNTYFAVLVLVLFFVFVTRQLKRIPEGKGQTLLEVFVGGIMDFFGGILGEHGKKYIPFVGSFFIFILFLNYLGIIPGLQPPTADLNTTLALGITAVLGVQIIAIKENGIGGYLKHLAGDPPWLGVLMFPLEVVAQLSRAGSLAVRLFGNIFGEKSVVIELTKLGLIVLIADAIPIIPVQVPMLFFALFAGFLQAFVFTILTSIYIVLFIEHDDEAHEAHH; this is encoded by the coding sequence ATGAAAAAAATACCATTTATCTGCTGGGTTGTCGGACTCAGTTTGGCATCAGTAGCCGGGAGTTTTGCAGCCGAGAACGGCCACCGGAGTCTGCTCTATCCGATTTCAAAAATTTTACCAGATGAAATTATCCCTGAACCGACACGATGGGGACAGCCCGATCTAATCCCGAACACATACTTTGCTGTTCTTGTCTTAGTGTTGTTTTTTGTTTTCGTCACTCGGCAATTGAAACGGATACCTGAAGGGAAAGGACAAACGCTTTTGGAGGTGTTTGTTGGCGGTATCATGGACTTCTTCGGCGGTATTTTAGGCGAACACGGCAAAAAGTATATTCCATTCGTTGGCTCTTTCTTCATCTTCATTCTCTTCCTGAACTATCTCGGCATCATTCCGGGGCTCCAACCTCCCACAGCAGATTTGAATACAACGCTTGCGCTCGGCATAACAGCTGTATTGGGTGTCCAAATTATTGCGATTAAAGAGAACGGGATAGGGGGCTATCTGAAACATTTAGCCGGTGACCCGCCCTGGTTGGGGGTTTTAATGTTTCCACTTGAAGTTGTTGCGCAGTTATCGCGTGCCGGGTCTCTCGCTGTCCGTCTTTTCGGAAACATTTTTGGTGAAAAATCGGTTGTTATTGAACTGACGAAACTCGGACTTATCGTGCTGATCGCAGATGCCATACCGATTATTCCGGTGCAAGTGCCGATGCTGTTCTTCGCACTGTTTGCTGGCTTCCTGCAGGCATTCGTTTTTACCATCTTAACATCTATCTACATCGTGCTGTTCATAGAACACGACGACGAAGCGCATGAAGCGCATCATTAA
- the atpF gene encoding F0F1 ATP synthase subunit B: protein MQNTKYRAINYVLYTAILMGICVNNAFAAEAPAGDGGLLSLLGIDPKTITIQVIGFLIVLAVLWKFVFGKVGGLLEDRRNEISTQLEQLRTDRDELDRLTAETRQRLADIETEAQAKIQAAIEQGNAERQQILTQARQEADDEVARARAEIQREKDEAISELRGVVAELAIEAASKIISEELNAERHQHIIDASISRLPS, encoded by the coding sequence ATGCAAAATACCAAGTACAGGGCTATAAATTACGTCCTATATACCGCAATTTTAATGGGCATCTGCGTCAATAATGCGTTCGCTGCGGAGGCTCCTGCTGGCGACGGCGGACTGTTGAGTTTGCTCGGGATTGACCCAAAAACGATCACCATCCAAGTCATCGGTTTTTTGATTGTGCTTGCGGTACTTTGGAAGTTTGTTTTCGGCAAAGTCGGCGGACTTTTAGAGGATCGCAGAAATGAGATTAGCACGCAGTTGGAACAACTGCGAACGGATCGGGACGAGTTAGACCGGCTCACTGCAGAGACGCGTCAACGTTTAGCCGATATTGAGACCGAAGCACAAGCCAAAATTCAAGCCGCGATTGAACAAGGAAATGCTGAGCGTCAACAAATTCTCACACAAGCACGGCAAGAGGCTGACGATGAAGTCGCAAGAGCCAGAGCGGAGATTCAGCGTGAAAAAGATGAAGCGATCTCGGAACTCCGAGGCGTTGTCGCTGAACTCGCTATTGAAGCCGCCAGCAAAATTATAAGCGAAGAACTCAACGCAGAGCGACATCAGCATATCATTGACGCATCTATTAGCAGGTTGCCTTCTTAA
- the atpE gene encoding ATP synthase F0 subunit C produces the protein MIYLAVLAFGVTLGLPIAVIFASRAQGSATSTALEGIARQPDAAPRIQTAMIIGLALIESLVIYSLLMFFILQAKLPEGEMLREMIDADAKRVATDVGSGN, from the coding sequence ATGATTTATTTAGCAGTGTTGGCGTTCGGTGTAACGTTAGGCTTGCCGATCGCCGTCATTTTTGCCTCGAGAGCACAAGGAAGTGCGACAAGTACCGCTCTTGAAGGTATCGCACGTCAACCGGATGCCGCGCCACGTATCCAAACGGCAATGATTATCGGTTTGGCACTCATCGAGTCGCTCGTTATCTATTCGCTTTTAATGTTCTTTATCTTGCAAGCAAAACTCCCTGAAGGTGAAATGCTGAGAGAGATGATAGATGCAGACGCGAAGCGAGTTGCAACAGATGTCGGAAGCGGAAATTAA
- a CDS encoding F0F1 ATP synthase subunit epsilon has translation MLNRSFHLEIRTPEQSVYEGDVTSVSAPGVEGNFQILAGHIPFLTALEVGEIRIRESSDTPQLMATSGGVFEVLRTGVTVLVETAEWASEIDVERAESALERAQTQLTTNAPDLNRPRAEAALERAQNRIKVASNL, from the coding sequence ATGTTAAATAGAAGTTTTCATCTTGAAATTCGGACACCCGAACAGTCGGTTTATGAAGGGGATGTGACGAGCGTGAGTGCCCCAGGCGTTGAGGGCAATTTTCAGATTCTCGCCGGACACATTCCGTTCCTTACTGCGTTGGAGGTCGGTGAGATCCGTATTCGTGAATCATCGGACACACCGCAATTAATGGCGACGAGCGGCGGTGTCTTCGAGGTGCTCCGCACAGGTGTCACTGTCTTAGTTGAGACAGCGGAATGGGCATCAGAGATCGATGTAGAACGTGCTGAAAGCGCGCTCGAACGCGCCCAAACGCAACTCACGACAAATGCCCCTGACCTGAACCGCCCGCGTGCGGAAGCGGCACTCGAACGCGCCCAGAACCGAATCAAAGTCGCAAGTAATTTGTAG
- a CDS encoding RNA polymerase sigma factor, whose protein sequence is MEREDDVQLIRNILSGDDAAFSILVEKYQKSVHALVWRKIQDFHHAEEIMQDTFLRAYKKLPTLKNPDQFAGWLHVIANRLCIDWMRSQKSLMQSLEDTPVEEIEESSYTHHISEQRMTERTEHYHELVKRLLEKLPEKERSVVTLFYLDEMSTREIARFMSVSVNTITSRLQRARKRLQADPEFLNQEFFGHLQLSDNLKENVMTQLEEVRSKFNAFMEKVKSDPASRANILTEACNEIEAALKDDLTPELVHLAVDDIYLYMGKLGMEKRISLLRRYMDNAPDDTERFWAHEGLVYSLAFLERNREAVEEHARLYHWTCRHLPDKYVLETSSNLNAAGCWATEGRLDDWIQLYNAASERLENPGVSYHNRGEFLQSGADVLRGNDRFDEALLEIEKLERANNEPGSEHYFQFWLVAKENRLLVYGKQEDWERFDQIFTEVSAYLEGELKKRDTGLPVNLDHLWWLAHDIGCCLLWLKKYDEAKRFLQIAIDLEDNNHYGHFQLAVSTWASEKDREKTLHHLKVAQDCYVLSSYNQDTYYPTFLETAEFSDVKDDEAFLEVLGQK, encoded by the coding sequence GTGGAAAGAGAAGACGATGTCCAACTTATCCGCAACATTTTATCGGGCGACGACGCGGCGTTTAGCATCTTGGTCGAAAAGTACCAAAAGAGTGTTCACGCATTGGTGTGGCGGAAGATCCAAGATTTCCACCATGCGGAAGAGATTATGCAGGACACCTTCCTGAGGGCATACAAAAAACTTCCGACGCTCAAGAATCCCGATCAATTTGCCGGGTGGCTCCATGTTATCGCAAATCGGCTTTGCATTGATTGGATGCGAAGCCAAAAGTCTCTAATGCAATCCTTGGAGGATACACCTGTTGAAGAAATCGAGGAGTCTTCTTATACACATCATATATCGGAACAGCGGATGACAGAGAGAACCGAGCATTACCATGAACTTGTGAAAAGGCTTCTGGAAAAACTCCCGGAGAAGGAACGCTCAGTTGTAACGCTCTTCTATCTTGACGAGATGTCAACGAGAGAGATCGCTAGATTCATGAGCGTGTCGGTGAACACAATTACAAGTCGACTCCAGCGAGCGCGGAAGCGTCTGCAAGCAGATCCAGAATTCTTGAATCAAGAATTCTTTGGTCATCTACAACTATCAGATAATCTGAAGGAGAATGTCATGACACAATTAGAAGAAGTTCGCAGTAAGTTCAATGCATTCATGGAAAAAGTGAAATCTGACCCGGCATCGAGAGCGAATATTCTCACAGAAGCCTGCAACGAGATTGAAGCTGCGCTTAAAGATGATCTCACACCCGAATTGGTACATCTTGCTGTCGATGATATATACCTGTACATGGGCAAACTCGGCATGGAAAAACGGATCTCTCTACTCCGTAGGTATATGGATAACGCACCAGATGATACGGAGCGTTTCTGGGCGCATGAGGGATTAGTCTATAGTCTCGCTTTTCTTGAGAGGAATCGAGAGGCTGTTGAAGAACACGCTCGGCTTTACCATTGGACGTGCCGGCACTTGCCAGATAAATATGTATTGGAGACTTCTTCCAATCTGAATGCGGCTGGATGTTGGGCGACGGAAGGTCGTCTTGATGACTGGATTCAACTCTATAATGCAGCCTCTGAACGCTTAGAGAACCCTGGAGTGAGTTACCACAATCGTGGCGAGTTCCTGCAAAGCGGAGCAGATGTCCTACGAGGCAACGACAGGTTCGATGAAGCACTCCTTGAAATAGAGAAGTTGGAACGTGCGAACAACGAACCCGGTTCAGAGCACTATTTTCAATTCTGGTTGGTTGCGAAAGAGAATCGTCTTCTCGTGTACGGCAAACAGGAAGATTGGGAGCGTTTCGATCAAATCTTTACGGAAGTGAGTGCGTATCTGGAAGGAGAGTTGAAGAAACGGGATACAGGTCTCCCTGTAAATCTCGACCATCTTTGGTGGCTTGCTCACGATATCGGTTGTTGTCTGTTGTGGTTGAAGAAGTATGACGAGGCGAAACGGTTCCTACAGATCGCCATTGATTTAGAGGATAACAACCATTACGGGCACTTCCAACTTGCTGTGAGTACCTGGGCTTCTGAGAAGGATCGAGAGAAGACTTTACATCATTTAAAAGTCGCTCAGGACTGCTATGTATTAAGTTCCTATAATCAGGATACTTACTATCCCACTTTCCTTGAGACCGCTGAATTTTCGGACGTAAAAGATGATGAAGCTTTTTTGGAGGTTCTTGGGCAAAAGTAG
- a CDS encoding STAS domain-containing protein, which yields MTTQIRQQNGISILKPSGKVGGRSVSDLRKVILPQIEASDTPRILINFEQVNRIDSSGLGTLMEAYTAASRKQGRVGVINVGKHIRNLIVLSRVVNLFEHFDSEDAAVAGLSA from the coding sequence ATGACAACGCAAATTCGCCAGCAAAATGGCATCTCGATTTTGAAACCCTCTGGAAAGGTGGGCGGACGTTCCGTATCAGACTTACGGAAAGTTATCCTGCCACAAATAGAGGCTTCTGATACCCCACGTATCCTCATCAATTTCGAGCAGGTCAACCGAATCGATAGTTCAGGTCTTGGCACCTTGATGGAGGCATATACTGCTGCCTCACGGAAACAAGGGCGCGTGGGTGTCATCAATGTCGGGAAACATATCAGAAATCTCATTGTTCTGAGTCGTGTGGTGAATCTATTTGAACATTTCGACAGTGAGGACGCCGCTGTTGCTGGATTGTCGGCTTAG
- the atpG gene encoding ATP synthase F1 subunit gamma: MATLREIRRRIASIQNIEQVTDAMRVVAAARLRRAQENINATRPYADKLNTILGHLISQMDTENQALTHPLLETREVKHVCIISVSADRGLCGSFNSNVIRTTTQRMEHYQESGADVTLICIGRRSQEHFNRRGYDITDAYVNIFRQLEFQTAVDVVHEFEHLYIDKKIDKVEVIYNNFKSAILQTVLVEQLLPLEPEIPEGDELFLDYIYEPGQGELFEMLLGKHLNMQMWKVLLDSNAAEQAARMAAMENATQKAKELIDELILQRNRARQTQITTEISEIVSGAAALEG, from the coding sequence ATGGCAACTTTACGAGAAATTCGACGGCGTATCGCCAGCATTCAGAACATTGAGCAGGTCACCGATGCAATGCGCGTCGTGGCTGCTGCGCGGCTCCGCCGTGCCCAAGAAAATATTAATGCAACGCGTCCGTATGCCGATAAACTTAACACGATCTTAGGACACTTAATTTCACAGATGGATACTGAAAATCAGGCACTCACGCACCCGCTGCTTGAAACGCGTGAGGTGAAACATGTCTGTATTATTTCTGTCTCCGCAGACCGAGGGTTGTGTGGAAGTTTCAATAGTAACGTTATTCGGACAACGACACAACGCATGGAGCATTATCAAGAGAGTGGCGCGGATGTGACGCTTATCTGTATCGGCAGACGATCGCAGGAACATTTTAACCGGCGCGGTTACGACATCACCGATGCCTACGTCAACATTTTCCGTCAGCTTGAATTCCAAACCGCTGTTGACGTTGTTCACGAATTTGAACATCTGTATATTGATAAAAAGATCGATAAAGTCGAGGTTATCTACAATAATTTCAAGTCTGCTATTCTCCAGACTGTGCTTGTTGAGCAGCTGCTTCCATTGGAACCCGAAATACCAGAGGGTGATGAACTCTTTCTGGATTATATCTATGAGCCGGGACAAGGGGAACTCTTTGAAATGCTACTCGGCAAACACCTGAACATGCAAATGTGGAAAGTGCTTCTGGATTCCAACGCCGCGGAGCAAGCCGCGCGAATGGCAGCGATGGAAAATGCCACGCAGAAGGCAAAAGAGTTAATCGATGAACTTATTCTCCAACGCAACAGGGCACGTCAAACACAGATCACGACAGAAATTTCCGAGATTGTAAGTGGGGCAGCCGCACTCGAGGGGTAA
- a CDS encoding AtpZ/AtpI family protein — MCSIFGAACKPKLAAKNEGAAMLIFKERLKHLKNDNIGMFDLASIGITLALAICIGYFGGKWIGGKLGNAAVGSYIGFGMGVTAGFMEMFRSVARWNRQLERLEKQRRTTSEQTQDTEEE, encoded by the coding sequence ATGTGTTCCATTTTTGGCGCAGCTTGCAAGCCAAAACTTGCTGCTAAAAATGAAGGTGCAGCGATGTTAATATTTAAGGAACGGCTGAAACATCTGAAAAATGACAACATCGGGATGTTCGACCTCGCTTCCATCGGGATAACGCTTGCACTCGCGATATGTATCGGCTATTTCGGGGGCAAGTGGATCGGTGGCAAATTAGGCAACGCAGCAGTTGGATCCTACATCGGTTTCGGAATGGGGGTTACCGCTGGATTCATGGAAATGTTTCGCTCGGTAGCACGCTGGAACCGCCAACTTGAACGCTTGGAAAAGCAGCGTCGCACCACTTCAGAACAAACACAGGACACTGAAGAAGAATAA